The genomic stretch CAGAACTGATGCAGAAATTATAGAACCCTATGTGAAGAAAATTATGGATGAGAATCGTGGATAGAAGTATGGGTGTGGAGCCATGGGGTGTTCAAAAGTTTTGCATGCTCCTGAGTTTGTTCAAAATCATCTAAAACTCAAGCACCCTAACTTGGTCTCGTGTTGACTTCGGATTTTTTGGTGATATCACCTGATCATGTATGCTGCTCAGTTGTGCGGTTGTGCCCCTTTGTCATTGAATTCAGCTTTGTTGATTGTTATTGCTTTCCTTTTTTTCAGAATATTGATATAGTGATATTATTTCAACATTGGTAAGCTGAAACATGCCATTTATGTTTCTGCCTACCATAGTTTGTGAATCAGTCATTTTGTGGAATTGAACCTGCTCCGTTCAATTACGAAACCATCTACTTAGTACATTCAGCaattgttttgtttctcttgttCCTTCAGGATTGTACATCTACTAATCAGTTAGGTCTGACATTGCATCAATAATCGTGTTATTCCACCAGAGATTTTTTGTGTTAGAAGGAAGGTCAATAGTGAGGAATGTTAGGAGAAATGCATTGTGGCTCTCGGGTGCTACACACCCCCATActtggaaaaataaaataaaaaggttaaaaaatcaaacttttttgaaataaaaaatgaTCATGTATTGTACTTGTATAAAAATATTTCCCTAGGGAATTACTTTCATTGTATCCTTGGTAAAAAAAAACTCGAAATGCCCCATGACTAGATACTATTCACTTTATATTTGTCATAAATTTTTTTGCCCTGAATATCATAGGAATTATTTCTTTTCCAAACATTATTTTTACGAGTATTAACTTGATCATCCTTTGTTTCCACGAAGATTCATTTTTTAGCTTTTTTAAATTACTAAAATTTTTGGGGTGAGTGTGTAGCACCtcgagagccaaaagtccgggtTAGTAATGTTAGGCACTAAAACTAAAAACTTATTTGACATTTTTTTCTCATGTAGATTATGTTGTCAGGAGCAGATCTTGTCAAATGATGCAAAAGTTGCTACAGTTtggtaatttttttgttgttggaaTGAATTGATTTGGAAGGAAAATCAAGCTCTTTGACATTGTCATAAGAGTAAAGCCTATGTATCGACCGGTGATTTTGTACATACTTAACTTTGTCTATTCTTAATTGTAAGATAGGTTAAAACTTATGTTTTAAATTCTGAGTtgattctgccatttgcgcgatagcgcaacgggtcatctagttttGCATAATATATGAAAATTCATGTATGTTATCAACAACTAAACCACATAATACATGGTcatctcaaaggattttatttttttgaattttctaacatttatattttaaaaaaaaacggAAAAGGCGATTCCCATAGGGGTGCGTGGAGAAAATATTTCTTGTGCCGACGCCTGACATTGTTGCCTCACCGTCACGGCGGAGACCCCTGCGCCGATGGCCTTTTTCCGTGTCGATGGTGGCTATCAGCACATGTTGCTCTTTTTTCTGTTCGAACCACGTGTCGACACTACGGGAGAAGAGGACATTGCCGTGCAAGCAAAATACACGGCAAAGGGCATAATTTGCATGGCAAAGCCTTCGTCGTGCAACTCCGCCCGGCAAAGTTTGGACGGCAACCTTTGCCTCGGCAAAGCGGTCATTGCCGTGCGTCCCACCaaactgcacggcaaaggctttgccgtgcatcgttcgctttgccgtgcgccgctctcctttgccgtgcgccgttcgctttgccgtgcggcccttTTTTCCCGTGCAGCAtgctctttgccgtgcacatttgacccgcggtgcacggcaaagaaatttaAGAATAGTAAAAAAAAAGGGcaagcgccggcgccggcgagccaCCAGTGGTAAGCTGGCGGCAGAGGAGGGCGTCGAGGCGGTGGCTGGCCGCGGAGGAGGGCGTCGAGGCCGGCAGCGCGGCGTCGGGCGGAGTTGGGGTGGCTGGCCGCGGAGGAGGGCGTCGAGGCCGGCGGCGCTGCGTCGGGTGGAGTGGGGttggctggcggcggaggagggcgtcgaggcggtggctggcggcggcggagggcgtcgAGGCGATGGCTGACGGCGGCGGAGGGCGtcgaggccggcggcgcggcgtcgGGCGGACTGGCGTGCGGAGAGCCACGCTCCTCGCCAGCGCCGCCCTCCATCTTCCCGTCTCCCAGAGAGCTCTGTGCGTGTGCCTTGGTGCTCTGtgtagggatggcacccgcagggtatgggtacgggtagagccatctcatacccgtacccgtcgccttcaatcttacccgtcacccgtacccatacccgcgaacgggtacaagtttttcccatacccgtcacccggcagggtaaatgggtacccacgGGTAAAAAATACCCGGGCTTACAACGTATCAAGTTGTTCAAAAAATATTAAATGAGGTAAAGCGATCCTAAATAGaggtctaatcctcactaacctaccaaCGATTGTCAGATTAGAAAGCGTGAGGTTTAACCAAGCAATGTGAAGACACGGTTAGGGGGAAAATAAGTAGTTCAAAACATTACGGCTCCCACTTGTCAAATTTATATGGGTAAATGAGTACGCGGGTATAGATTGTACAaccccatacccgtacccgctctacccgatgggtatgatattttcctgtttacaaacccatgggtaatattttatcccatacccgtattcctattgggtttttacccgacGGGTACGCGgatcatgggtacccattgccatccctagcTCTGTGCGTGTGTGGAGAGAAAGGGAGAGAAAATgaataagagagagagagggtgtggtCACGGGTGGGTGCTGGTggtggagtggtggtggtggggccAGGAATTGGgtgtgccatgtcatctatccGTGTGACTATCTATCTCAGCCGTTCAAGACAAACGTGATCCTACGGTCCGTATCACtgcaatctttgccgtgcgttttttcaAAAGTGCTCGGCAAAgacaatctttgccgtgcgtggtctctttgccgtgcgcttcgattttctttgccgtgcgaaaTTTCTTTGCCGCAAATATTTGCCGTGCGTTTTACTATTCCCGGACGGCAAAGCCGGCTTTGCCGTGCAAGCCGCGCACGGCAATGACCCCGTGGACGGCAGTGGCATTTTTTCCGGTAGTGCGACGACCTCGACAAAAAGTCGTCGGCACAGATCCTGGCCGTCGACACCTTGACGTTTCCCGTATTGGATCAGGTGAAAAGGAAAGAAGGTTTACTGGTTGTTGATAGAAAACATAAGTATTTcctgaaataaaaaaataaaataaaatgagtgATCTTGTTAGCTAGTATTCTCTATATAGGAATTGTATTGTATGAGTCGTAACAtggaatttctttttcttttgttcagcTATTATTCTTGTAGAAACTAAACTTTGTTAGCAAAACAACATTGTGCATCAACCAATGTCATACTCCGGGGCACTCCCTCATTAAGAAAAACAACAATAGATATCAACCGATAAAATTGCCAAATTCTCATCTGGTACAGCTTACAAGGCTAGATGTCCCACCATCCTTCAAAGCCCGACGGGAGGCTTCATCACAACGGTGTATGTGGAGTTTGTTTCTCGGTAGCCAAAACAGTTGGTGGTGCCTCGTGTTTTATGTGCAGTTTTGTGAGCATGTTATGATGGTTCTTGTTCTGTTTTCCACCAATTAAGCAagtctcttcttaattaatggatcgaGGTGTACGGTCTCCATTTTCAGAATTAATAAGTTATTATGTGTCTCTATACTACTCATTACTGTGTCATGATGGTTCTTGCTCTGACATCATGTGTTTTGTCTCAAGAAAAAAAGGGGGAATTTTAGCCTTTTTTTCTTATCTATCTTGTCATCAGTACTATTCAGTATTGGTCATTTGTGACGATCCATATATGGTACTGACAGCGTTACATAATGTGAATCCCAGACATAGCGCTCACACGGACCAATGTCTGCAGCTGCATTGTTTCAGTTACGAGATAAGCACCACCCAGCTCCTCAATAATCAACTACCAAGAACTCGATGCTCGGCCTCAACAAATTAAAGTTCACTATATAGCTTGCTAGATTTACATATACAACAAAGCCATAAATTTTGCAAGGACTGAAGGAGGACGGCCAGCTAGAGAAGAAGTACTAGGCTGACCATGCATGCATCGATCTCCCTTCATGGAAAGCCTCTTTGCAGAAAATAATGCAGATACAGAAGGCTTAATCGCTTTCACCCCCATAACGATATGATTACACTACTACTCGCATAGCATAGCATCAAGAGCAATCATCCTTAACAGAATGACTGCTCATGATGGTATGTAGGTACGTACATTAATGTTACGTACTCGCCCCtgcaccccaccatgcacaaacACATATACTTGCTGCAAGAAACAGCCATGGATCTCTTCTACCGGAGGATCCCGCCGAGCGGCGCAGGGGCCCAGTAGTCAGCTGCGTTGTCCCCGCCGAAGTGCGACGTGCACGACACCGGGACGAGGCACAGGCCCCGGCTCCTCAGGTCCTTCTTGCTCGCCTCCTCTTCATTCTTAGCACCCTGCTGTGTATACACATGTATTTTCATGCCACAGTTATGGTAACAAACCAATGCAGAAAACTTGCACATTACACAAAGTATAGCATAGAAGATACTTGATGCTAGAAATGATTTTAActctttttttttgccaaaatgtaatgtgcatgcatgtatgtacgtATACACATGATTGGAAATGACTTTGAAGGTAAGCAAAGTGTGTTCATGATATATATACCTGCTGCTCAGGTTGGCCTGCAGCCTGCTGCTGTACTGCTCCagtattgttattatggtttagcaACTGCCCCAAAAAATGTAAAGTAAACTTAAGCAGAGCTGTAAAGGGGGACAGATTCTCATATGTGCGTGTATAGATCTCTACTAACCTGGCCGGGGTATTCTGGGAAGAGTCCAGGGTTCCTTTCTCCGGTTGGTCCCTGTTCATGAAAAGAGGAAAGTACTTTGTCACATGTCAACGTTGCACGTACAAGCGTGCGAAAAGGGTAGGGAGGAATAATTTTTCAGACTAGGAAAATATGATTGAACCCATGATCAGTTGCACCGACCGGCCCAAGGTTGTCGCAGATCATGGCTAAGATTAGCTAAACTATATCGATCTATACATATGGCGATCATAATTTTCTACATGTCTGCAGACTGCAGAAGTGTACTTTGTGTCGATTTTCAGTGCTGCTTCATCTGTTCAGTAATGTAACTATGTAAATCCATCTTGTGGCATTATCCAGTTTTGGCCCTAGGCAGCTGAATTGCCATGTACATCTTGATGAGTGTGCATACTGTTCCAACAATTCAAAACCAAATTCCTATGGGATCAAATAATTCactgaatatttttgaaaaatttagtggaatcatgcttatatctcaagAAAACATATCATCCCATAATTAATGTATGGTATGTGCAGGAAAtaaaatttaataaaaatatgATAATATGCTATGTGGATATtcttaaaaattgtaaaattctaTACACGCAGCAGCATGAGGGATGTAAATTGTATCATAGGTTCCTTCAAATTTTATGGATTTTAAATATTTTCTTAACGGGAGCCCAGAGAGCACATATTTAAGAAAAATACAGAGCAATTAATTTGTTCCATCCTAATTAGATTATATGTGACCTACTcatcaattttcatcaccacattCTGGTAGACACATATGCATTTGAACATATAGATgataaataaatatataataaATCTGGAATATAATGCATTAAAATTACAGTTTAACAATAGTAAATGAATATgaataccaattcttacatgaacaATGTCATGATTAACAAATAGTAAATGAATATAAAATTTCATTTAATTATTACATTATTTCATTCAGTAGACTTTTCCAAATGTATGATCAATATCATTAAAAAAAATAAGTGTAAGAAATCATTGTAAAGtttcaagtttccattttatgtaAATTTTTGTAGTAACAAGTTGCAGGATTTACGTATGAAGTTTACAAAATTTTCCCATAACTTTACGTAATATGTAcatttctatagacaatatttaaGTCAACAAACTCCATACAAAATTAAGAAGGTGATGTGAGGCTGAAATCATTCGTTATAAAGACCATTCATGTACAAACATATCTTATACAAAAAGTTACTTTACTAAGATGGATTTATATAACTTGAGACTCCTTTGATAATAAGGTCAAATTAACTTTTCATATTCCCTCAGTGGTTTATATTTATGATATTAACAGAATAAAAGAGATGCATCTATAATACTTATTTTGGTGTGTATACATCATACAAATTAGAATGAACTAGGGTCGACTGCTACATAAGAAACACAATTTATATTTTTAACCATTGGATGTTACCAGAAGTAGAGCTGTATATTTGGAGGGATGATGAATTTGGCTAGTTTGAATACAAACCTAAAGGTCCCCATGTTTCCAACCAACATAATAAATGTGTCGCAGTTTACTTCAATAAGTTTCAAGGCACACATACTAAGTTGTATTCTAATTGAAAATTGGGTGTGAAAAAAATCACATGTAtgagaaacttaatattattatgtAAAATTAATAAATATGGATTTTTTAATTTGGTGTGGCACAACTCCTAATATCTAGAATATGCTACTTGCATCCTTCATATGTTTTTACTTGTAGTTGTATCACATTCTCTATGACTAGACTAGATCTCAAGCTTCCATTCAAATGCGTGGAATCAAGACATAGAAATACGATGTGGATATTTTCAGAATACCAAAGGTTTTAATCTAATACTATATAATTGCAGAAATGCTTATTACTTATAGTTGATTCCTGAGTGGGATTTTTGTGTGTGTTCTGCACCGACGAAGGGGACCTTCagggcttctttgattcacaGGGTTTTCAAAACGTAGGACGTTCCAGGctctgcagcagtggtatgcatgtgggggcggcagcacaggggaagttcagagtcttatctctcagggtgaaaacccaaggtctggcctttactggttgtgcctggcaacgtTCTTGTTGgatgcattgttttgagagtggggactgtcttgtcttcagggtgaaaacctaagacctttggtcgggcgacgacggcgctgatgcactgttcccttcttggaggtgtcgcttttggagagtctgtacttcaggtgttgtcacggtggtggttgtattgctgttgctaggtctagaaggctgtagcgggacttttatttcttagttttcttttctctttttggctgtgtgcatccgtactaccattagggtggggcgttgttgcagaggctgggtgtaattggtatctttcgatattaatatattccctttatcgaaaatgaTTGGAATGGCATATCCTGTCCAATCGTATAAGATCAGTAGACTACATGATTTTGGATCCAAAAGTATTTGATGCACAGGGTAACCAAAGAAATTGTAAAAAGAGATTGAAGTGAAGAATTGTTTCCTACAAAACATAGTGCAAGTGGGAATTTCAAAGGATTGCaatcctataaatcaaacaacCTCTATATGAAAAAGTCCTATGAATTAAATCATACAAAAAGTCCTAAATGATTTCTTTGAATCAAAGGCCCTAAAGTCGTTTTCCACAAAGGTAACCAAAGGATTGGTATCGTACTCACAGTCAGCTTTGATGAAAGTTTTGCTACAAAGGCAAGACGAAAGCAACAATAAGCTGTGTGCATTCGTGGCATGTTTCATCTCACAACTCCTTGCACGTGCATAGGCATCTCGTCACTTGCAAATATGAACTTCTTCTTTTCCGTGTGCTCATACAGTAACgcataagagagagagagagagagagagagagagagagatagatagatagatagatagatagatagcgaGAGAGAAGGTGTGTGCAACTTACATTTTGCATGGATGTCCCGTTGCCACCCTGGCCCATGTATGGGTAGCTAAGAGCCTGCCACAGAAGAACAACCACTGGTCATGCACGAGatgacgagagagaaagagagggcgAGCATAAAATCCTAGCCCATGAAACACAAAGCGCTACAAGACGGGCACCGCAGCACATCCATCCATCGATCTCTGTTGCCGCTGCTGCTGCGTGCTCGCGCGCCCATGCATGCACACAGACACAGCAGCTAGCGCCCAACTTTAGCAGCGTGCTCTTGCGCCCAGTCCCACCCCTGCCCTACCTCTCCGGCCATATTCTCTTTTTGTTTCCCGCGCGCGCTCAGTGTGCCAGGAACTTCTCTTAAATTTACCCTACCTCCGTGCATGCTTCCTGATCTGTCGCTGCATGTGGGGACATGCGTGGTGGGCACAGCTCTCCAGCCACAGCCGGCGTTGGAAAATGTTACTACAGCATGCATCGTGTGCTTTTTACAGATGGTACTGGTCATGCCTGAACTGACATATGGGCCATCTACTCCCTGTTCACCCCATACTTCTGATCAGGGTCCTCCTATGACCATGACTCATAATAAGCTTTTGCTCTagtctagagagagagagagagatagagagagagattggACCTCAATTTGACCCAGGAGGAATCTGACATAGCCAATGGTCTCTTGCAGTACAGACGCAGTGTCAGTCTGTAAAAGGAGAGCACGTGTGTCAGAGATAAACTTTAGTTGGACACAACCCCTCGAGTGAATTGAAGCAGGCAAAAGAGAGGAGCTAGATGGCGAAAACTATAGACAAATGTAACAGCATGCATATATAACACTCTAGTAGTATATGGTATACATGGAGGGAGACTGCTACACATGCAGATCTAGCTCTCCTATACTGTTGCAGTGCAAAGAAGGGCCAAACAGTTAACTACGTCCAGGTTATCACGTCACTACCTGGATctgaaaacatcaatgctatattAAGCAAACAAATTCCACCCTAGATATTCACCTTGCCAAATGGTGAAACTATCTGGTGAAGGGCAGTTATTCTATCCCCTAGCCTCTCCTTCCTCACCTGAAAATTATtcacaagaaaaaaaaatcctattAGTAAAATGGAAAGCTGTGGAAAGAAATATGTCAGCCATTTTCCTGTGCTCTTGCTGCACGAACTTCGATAGTCAAGTGCCCTttatgagagagagggagagagagcgtAAAATGTGTTTGGGAAAGCAGGGAGCTGACTGGTGAGGAAGAAACCTTTAGAGTAGATTGTGCTGAGGAGGAGGCCTGAACCCTAGCCTTCTTGAGAGCTGAGCCTGTCGCGGTGCTGTTGCACTAGAGAAAGACAAACAAACCAAAGCGTGAATAATCATGAGCCCATTTTTATCTCGTCCCAACAAGAACCATCGTCTCCCTAAAGTGAATCCTCAGGATTCTACACACTGACCACTTACTGTAGCCCAATACAAAAGAATTAATAGGTTATGAAATTAGCAAAACAGCTAGCTACCTCTCTGTCAATGAGTGTGCAATGTCCTGCCTAAACTCTTACCAAGAGATCATGAAACAACATGCTATGGAGACATCAATTAACTAGTTGACTAGAGCATACTCCAAAGTGAGACATCAAAACTTGTGGAGTATCTTATCAGGAAAGAACAATAATACCAGTATCAATCTATTGATTAAGGGGATAATGACAGAATGCACCATTGCCAAGAGATTGCATTCACAGCCCTAAAAGCCTGAACCTAGACAATTTATTTAGAGGCATCATGATCAAACTTATAGCTTTCCATCAAGAAAAGTAACAGGAAAGACCTACTTTGGAAAACAACAATTAATAGTTTTTCATGAAGTAGACGAAAGATCAAACGCAGTTGCAAGAACCAACTCAATAAAAATCGTAGTTATATGTTTCAAGCAGATCAAGTTCGTCTCCTTTGCGATCTTGGAACCACCAAATAAATGCATTCCTTGTAGTAAATCATCGTCCAAACAATATGACATACATGGAATAAACCAGGAAACACGCCAAATTAAAGATAGTGAGCAGTCCAaaaaagagcacaaaaccttcaaatTAACAATGAATCAAATCTTAATCATATCGTTATTCACCTCGGATGAGTTGTCGGATTGGTGGTGGCTCCggagctccggcggcggcggcgccacgctATTCGAGAAGTCAAGCATGTTGCTGCCGAGGCTGGTGGTGACGCATGACCTAGGAGAGGAGGCCAGGAGCATCTGGCTCAGCTGGGACTTGGCCTGGATCTCGTGGCCATCGCCGGCGACAAGATGGCTCCCATAGAAATTGTAAGGAGCAGGGGCGCCGCTGGTGCCGGAATTAGGCATGGAGCCCTCCTCCTTCATACCAACCATGCATGCACTTGCAGCAGCGGCAGCCTGATGATCCCCCAGTTCTCTAGTCCCTTTGACAGGAGAGCCGTGGTGGTGCTGTATCTCTCTTGATCTCCAACTAATCCCCCACTGTTGTATATGCAGTTTGCACAAGGAACACACAGACATACACAAATACATGAGTCCATGGAGATAAAAACAACTGCAAGTTAGTGAGATGAACATGCAGCAGATGATTAGGGCAAGGAAACGCTTGATCTACTACAGGACGAAGTCGGTTAACCACTTTATTCCTTCGCCTAGAGCTACACTTAAGTATGTAATTAAATTTTAGATGGAGTGTTTCTTTCTTATCTGCATCGACTCTAGAATCTAGattagagagggagaggggtaggGACAGAAATGTTTACAGAATCAGCTGGCTCCAAGACTCTGGCATGTGGCTCTCCTGGCTTCCGGCGTTACCATCATGCAAGCTTGGAATAGAGGCGGTGCCGTTCATAAGAAGCATGCCTGATGAGCTATGTGGAAACTGCTGGGAGAAGAGCATGGATGGAGATGACAAGGAGGGCATGTTAGGAGACGCTTCTTGCTCCTCATGGCACGGCTTCAAGCTACTCATGATCATCTGTTGCACCAGGGAGCTCTGGAATTCTCCTCGATTCATATCACTCGCTTCTAGAGAAAGAGGGTAGAGGGGGATGCGCTCCTGGCTTCCCTGCTGCAAGGAATGCTCTTGCTTCTCCCTCCTTGCACCCTATGTGTGGAAATCTCAGCTCAATCTTTAAGGGGCCAGTGGCTTAATTTTCTTTGAGGGATGGGGTATATGATGTTCTTTGCAGAGAAGAGAACAACAgcaggaggagatgagaagagagagagagaggtggggagagaagaagaaaaagcatAGGGCCTGTTTGGAGAGGAATCTGggctttgttttattttccccTTCCTTTTGCTTCACTCCTTTATTTGCGAACTTTCCCTTGCTTTCctccctttctctctcctctctcattCTTCCGTTACACATACGGGAAAAAAATCCTTTTATTTCCTTCTTCAGTCTCTTTTGCTTTATCACCAAAGTGATGTAGGAAAGGTATGCAAGACACACCATTTCGGACTAAAAGGAGCGGTTTAAAGAGGAGGCGGTGCTTGTTAATCAATCTCTCGTAGCTTATGCTACTCCCAAGTACCTTTCAAACTACCAAATAAGTGGCAGAGCTGATAATTAGTACTAGCGCGATGCGTTACATCTGTATAGATAGATGATCATGTGTGTGTTACCTCCGCAGCACGCACATACACAGCAACAACGGGTGCACGCATGCATATATCCACACCCCACCTAAAGCGAGAGCATGCAGAGCGAAGGGGGAGGAAGGGATGTCCTCTCTGTTACTTCATATATTCGTCCTTTCATGAGGTGAACCACGAAATGATATGGTTTGCTTGCTTGGATTGTCAAGGAGATGAAATACGGAGTAGTGCGCTATAAACAGTACAAGCTTTAGTAACCTCGCTTGGAATGTAGCATACATTACGTGTCGGCCAAGGAAAAAAACAGTCAAATATAAAATGTGTGGGCTTAATAATCTCTTAATGCCGTGTACAATTGATGAGTGTCAAGGAATGTAGCATATATTACATGTCGGCTAAGAAAGTATCCCTCAAATATTGGCGTTGTGACTTAGTTTATCAGATATGCACAACTGATGAGGGAAAGGGAAATCTTGTATATTATATGGAAAAGTGTATTGATGCTCCCTCAAAAGCTCAAAATAAGCAAAAACAATTCACGATGTAATATTTAATTTCCAAGCAGACACTAATCATCAGTCCAGTCTTTTTAGTTTTCAGATTTTTCTAGTGCGTCTCTATGCTTGTAAACTGTTCATCCATAGCTTGTCCTTGATAGATATGTAAAATATTTATTTGACTCGTAATAATAATATTCCTTTGTGTATAACTGAACACAAGTTCAGTTTTTCTGCCTATGGTTTGGAGGACTGTAGAGATAAGAATTTCGGGGATTAATAGTTGCCTTACTTTTTCCGAGCAAAAAAAACTTGAGGAAGGATTGTTTACACGTATTAGGTTTTGGCGTTTAACGTGTGTTGGACTCCACACGGTTGCGTGTTAATATATCAGGACTAAGCCCATCATCGATACAAGGAGGGGGTACGGTAGGGTGGAGGACTCCTCCATACCTACTATTGTACAGGCATACAGGAAAACATCTAACActcccccttaatctaaacctaCAGAAAGGTttagattacgcttaaactcTTCTAATTTCTTGACAGTTAGGGCCTTTGTAAAaccatctgcaacttgatcttTGCTTGAGATGAACTTGATAGCTAGCAAATTCTTTGCAACTCTTTCtctaacaaaatgaaaatcaatttcaatGTACTTGGTGCGAGCATGAAAAACTGGATTTGCAGATAAATAAGTAGCACCCAAATTATCACACCAAAGGCATGGCTTGTTCTTCAATCTAACACCAAGTTCACCAAGTAACGCTTCAACCCATATCAGCTCTACTGTAGCATTTGCTAAGGCTTTATATTCCGCCTCAGTGCTTGACCTGGATACTGTATCATGTTTCCTGGCACTCCAAGAGACCAAATTTGGTCCAACAAATATAGAAAAACCTCGTGTGGATCTTCTATTATCAAGAGATCCTGCCTAATCTGCATCTGAAAATGCACTAAGAAGTGTAGAGGATGATCTCACAAAAGTAATTCCAGTATGCAAAGTATCTTGCACATATCTGAGAATACGTTTAACAGCTGTCCAGTGTTCTGTAGttggagcatgaagatactgacaaacCTTGTTAACAGAGTATGACAAATCTGGTCGTGTCAATGTTAAATAATGTAGTCCTCCAACAATGCTTCTATATTGAGTATTGTCATCAGAACCTAGAGGTGTATCGGCTGTAAGAGATAATTGTTCAGTAGAAGACAAAGGTGTTGGAGATGGCTTGCAACCATGCATGCCGACTTTCCGAAGCAGGTCCTTAGCATATTTTCCCTGTGTCAGGAGCAAACCATTATGTATCTTTATAACCTCAATACCAAGAAAATAATGTAAGTCTCCCAAGTCCTTGATAGCAAAATTCTTATTGAGATTTTTAAGCAAACCAGAAAT from Lolium rigidum isolate FL_2022 chromosome 4, APGP_CSIRO_Lrig_0.1, whole genome shotgun sequence encodes the following:
- the LOC124649327 gene encoding LOW QUALITY PROTEIN: transcription factor bHLH68-like (The sequence of the model RefSeq protein was modified relative to this genomic sequence to represent the inferred CDS: deleted 2 bases in 1 codon), whose protein sequence is MNRGEFQSSLVQQMIMSSLKPCHEEQEASPNMPSLSSPSMLFSQQFPHSSSGMLLMNGTASIPSLHDGNAGSQESHMPESWSQLILGGLVGDQERYSTTTALLSKGLENWGHQAAAAASACMVGMKEEGSMPNSGTSGAPAPYNFYGSHLVAGDGHEIQAKSQLSQMLLASSPRSCVTTSLGSNMLDFSNSVAPPPPELRSHHQSDNSSECNSTATGSALKKARVQASSSAQSTLKVRKERLGDRITALHQIVSPFGKTDTASVLQETIGYVRFLLGQIEALSYPYMGQGGNGTSMQNGPTGERNPGLFPEYPGQLLNHNNNTGAVQQQAAGQPEQQQGAKNEEEASKKDLRSRGLCLVPVSCTSHFGGDNAADYWAPAPLGGILR